The DNA region CAAACCAACTGCTGACAACGAGTAACAATTTCGCGGTTGCACATAGCACTGGCTTCAGCTAGAGATAGATTGTCATTTTCTGGGTTTTCTACCAGATGAATCACTTTTTCCAACTGTTTGCGCGACTCTCTAGGTTGGCGAGACAAACTCTGAGGTAAAATTACCGTTAGCAGATCGGACTCGGCACGCATTGCCCCTTTAATAGCAGCAGAATTAGTGCCAGTAGCTCCAGAAGTAACCAGACGATTGCCCTGCAGAACTAGGGCATAGCTCATCATTTCAATTAGCTGCTGGTGCATGATGGGAACATGGCGAGAACCCAATAAAGCAATGCGTTTGGAACTTGTTTGTTGAATTGCCGATAGTTCTTGAGTTAATGTATCGGGGGTAGTAGTTGTTGCAGTATCTAAAGATTGTTGGCTCAAAGAATCCCTGTTTATCTATATCGATCGCAGTAATTGTAACATTAGAAATAAAAAACAATAAACTATTATTTGAGATTCATTAAGCAATACTGCCTCTTTTACGCGCTTCTTTGTAAGAAGTAC from Myxosarcina sp. GI1 includes:
- a CDS encoding DNA-processing protein DprA encodes the protein MSQQSLDTATTTTPDTLTQELSAIQQTSSKRIALLGSRHVPIMHQQLIEMMSYALVLQGNRLVTSGATGTNSAAIKGAMRAESDLLTVILPQSLSRQPRESRKQLEKVIHLVENPENDNLSLAEASAMCNREIVTRCQQLVCFAFHDSHTLLQTCKEAEELHKIVTLFYFD